A stretch of the Dioscorea cayenensis subsp. rotundata cultivar TDr96_F1 chromosome 4, TDr96_F1_v2_PseudoChromosome.rev07_lg8_w22 25.fasta, whole genome shotgun sequence genome encodes the following:
- the LOC120258987 gene encoding protein BREVIS RADIX-like isoform X2 — translation MLACIACSKRPDDGGDDSTARAATPRTKDAVKSLTSQIKDMVLKISGGNRQCKASSSSSSYRSKSVHHRSPTYLNDDTSDAEQCTYLRSTSANSMAKWDFTNINRNTERKWIPGIGYPPEEEQDVFVEDNAEPKEWMTQVEPGVQITLVSLPGGAGNDLKRIRFSRELFNKWQAQRWWGENFDRIMELYNVQRFSRQALATPTRSEDDEQQDSSYQYHSRVLSTSRESPITPIRGKDRCTSTSTSGGRQTTMYPGGYFPTVPDPTEHMLQQHFHPFAAINISGGGALAVAGVSGVRREAASSMDASRTTTSSRDEASISISNASDLEVTEWVEQDEPGVYITIRELADGTRELRRVRFSREKFGEVRAKLWWEENRERIQAQYL, via the exons ATGCTGGCCTGCATCGCGTGTTCGAAGAGACCGGACGATGGCGGGGATGACAGCACCGCGCGTGCCGCAACCCCCAGAACCAAAGACGCCGTCAAAAGCCTGACTTCCCAG ATAAAAGACATGGTGCTGAAAATCTCCGGAGGCAACCGTCAATGTAAGGCAAGCAGCTCTTCCTCGTCTTACAGGAGCAAGAGTGTCCACCATCGTTCCCCAACATACCTGAATGATGACACATCGGATGCTGAACAATGCACGTACCTCCGGTCTACAAGCGCCAACTCAATGGCTAAATGGGACTTCACAAATATTAACCGCAACACAGAACGTAAATGGATTCCAGGTATTGGTTATCCACCTGAGGAGGAGCAGGATGTGTTTGTGGAGGACAATGCTGAACCCAAGGAGTGGATGACCCAAGTAGAACCTGGCGTCCAAATCACCTTGGTCTCACTACCTGGAGGCGCTGGCAATGACCTCAAGCGCATTCGTTTCAG CCGGGAGTTGTTCAATAAGTGGCAAGCTCAGAGATGGTGGGGAGAGAACTTTGATCGGATCATGGAACTCTACAACGTGCAGAGATTCAGCCGGCAGGCCCTTGCTACGCCAACCAGATCCGAAGATGATGAG cAACAAGATTCATCCTACCAATACCATTCAAGGGTATTATCCACCTCGAGGGAGAGCCCCATCACTCCTATACGTGGCAAGGATCGCTGCACGAGCACTAGTACGAGCGGTGGCAGGCAGACAACAATGTACCCGGGTGGGTACTTCCCAACAGTTCCTGACCCGACAGAGCACATGTTACAGcaacattttcatccttttgcGGCCATTAATATTAGTGGTGGTGGAGCATTAGCAGTGGCAGGTGTGTCCGGAGTTAGACGAGAAGCCGCCTCATCAATGGATGCCTCACGGACGACCACGTCTTCTCGTGATGAGGCTTCCATCTCCATCAGCAACGCTAGTGATTTGGAGGTCACTGAGTGGGTTGAGCAAGATGAGCCTGGCGTCTACATTACCATCAGGGAACTCGCTGATGGAACCCGAGAGCTGCGTCGCGTCCGTTTCAG CCGAGAAAAATTTGGCGAAGTTCGCGCCAAGCTGTGGTGGGAAGAGAACCGGGAAAGAATTCAAGCTCAGTACCTTTGA
- the LOC120258987 gene encoding protein Brevis radix-like 2 isoform X3: MIKDMVLKISGGNRQCKASSSSSSYRSKSVHHRSPTYLNDDTSDAEQCTYLRSTSANSMAKWDFTNINRNTERKWIPGIGYPPEEEQDVFVEDNAEPKEWMTQVEPGVQITLVSLPGGAGNDLKRIRFSRELFNKWQAQRWWGENFDRIMELYNVQRFSRQALATPTRSEDDEQQDSSYQYHSRVLSTSRESPITPIRGKDRCTSTSTSGGRQTTMYPGGYFPTVPDPTEHMLQQHFHPFAAINISGGGALAVAGVSGVRREAASSMDASRTTTSSRDEASISISNASDLEVTEWVEQDEPGVYITIRELADGTRELRRVRFSREKFGEVRAKLWWEENRERIQAQYL; encoded by the exons ATG ATAAAAGACATGGTGCTGAAAATCTCCGGAGGCAACCGTCAATGTAAGGCAAGCAGCTCTTCCTCGTCTTACAGGAGCAAGAGTGTCCACCATCGTTCCCCAACATACCTGAATGATGACACATCGGATGCTGAACAATGCACGTACCTCCGGTCTACAAGCGCCAACTCAATGGCTAAATGGGACTTCACAAATATTAACCGCAACACAGAACGTAAATGGATTCCAGGTATTGGTTATCCACCTGAGGAGGAGCAGGATGTGTTTGTGGAGGACAATGCTGAACCCAAGGAGTGGATGACCCAAGTAGAACCTGGCGTCCAAATCACCTTGGTCTCACTACCTGGAGGCGCTGGCAATGACCTCAAGCGCATTCGTTTCAG CCGGGAGTTGTTCAATAAGTGGCAAGCTCAGAGATGGTGGGGAGAGAACTTTGATCGGATCATGGAACTCTACAACGTGCAGAGATTCAGCCGGCAGGCCCTTGCTACGCCAACCAGATCCGAAGATGATGAG cAACAAGATTCATCCTACCAATACCATTCAAGGGTATTATCCACCTCGAGGGAGAGCCCCATCACTCCTATACGTGGCAAGGATCGCTGCACGAGCACTAGTACGAGCGGTGGCAGGCAGACAACAATGTACCCGGGTGGGTACTTCCCAACAGTTCCTGACCCGACAGAGCACATGTTACAGcaacattttcatccttttgcGGCCATTAATATTAGTGGTGGTGGAGCATTAGCAGTGGCAGGTGTGTCCGGAGTTAGACGAGAAGCCGCCTCATCAATGGATGCCTCACGGACGACCACGTCTTCTCGTGATGAGGCTTCCATCTCCATCAGCAACGCTAGTGATTTGGAGGTCACTGAGTGGGTTGAGCAAGATGAGCCTGGCGTCTACATTACCATCAGGGAACTCGCTGATGGAACCCGAGAGCTGCGTCGCGTCCGTTTCAG CCGAGAAAAATTTGGCGAAGTTCGCGCCAAGCTGTGGTGGGAAGAGAACCGGGAAAGAATTCAAGCTCAGTACCTTTGA
- the LOC120258987 gene encoding protein BREVIS RADIX-like isoform X1 has product MLACIACSKRPDDGGDDSTARAATPRTKDAVKSLTSQVSFKMVQIKDMVLKISGGNRQCKASSSSSSYRSKSVHHRSPTYLNDDTSDAEQCTYLRSTSANSMAKWDFTNINRNTERKWIPGIGYPPEEEQDVFVEDNAEPKEWMTQVEPGVQITLVSLPGGAGNDLKRIRFSRELFNKWQAQRWWGENFDRIMELYNVQRFSRQALATPTRSEDDEQQDSSYQYHSRVLSTSRESPITPIRGKDRCTSTSTSGGRQTTMYPGGYFPTVPDPTEHMLQQHFHPFAAINISGGGALAVAGVSGVRREAASSMDASRTTTSSRDEASISISNASDLEVTEWVEQDEPGVYITIRELADGTRELRRVRFSREKFGEVRAKLWWEENRERIQAQYL; this is encoded by the exons ATGCTGGCCTGCATCGCGTGTTCGAAGAGACCGGACGATGGCGGGGATGACAGCACCGCGCGTGCCGCAACCCCCAGAACCAAAGACGCCGTCAAAAGCCTGACTTCCCAG GTTTCTTTTAAAATGGTTCAGATAAAAGACATGGTGCTGAAAATCTCCGGAGGCAACCGTCAATGTAAGGCAAGCAGCTCTTCCTCGTCTTACAGGAGCAAGAGTGTCCACCATCGTTCCCCAACATACCTGAATGATGACACATCGGATGCTGAACAATGCACGTACCTCCGGTCTACAAGCGCCAACTCAATGGCTAAATGGGACTTCACAAATATTAACCGCAACACAGAACGTAAATGGATTCCAGGTATTGGTTATCCACCTGAGGAGGAGCAGGATGTGTTTGTGGAGGACAATGCTGAACCCAAGGAGTGGATGACCCAAGTAGAACCTGGCGTCCAAATCACCTTGGTCTCACTACCTGGAGGCGCTGGCAATGACCTCAAGCGCATTCGTTTCAG CCGGGAGTTGTTCAATAAGTGGCAAGCTCAGAGATGGTGGGGAGAGAACTTTGATCGGATCATGGAACTCTACAACGTGCAGAGATTCAGCCGGCAGGCCCTTGCTACGCCAACCAGATCCGAAGATGATGAG cAACAAGATTCATCCTACCAATACCATTCAAGGGTATTATCCACCTCGAGGGAGAGCCCCATCACTCCTATACGTGGCAAGGATCGCTGCACGAGCACTAGTACGAGCGGTGGCAGGCAGACAACAATGTACCCGGGTGGGTACTTCCCAACAGTTCCTGACCCGACAGAGCACATGTTACAGcaacattttcatccttttgcGGCCATTAATATTAGTGGTGGTGGAGCATTAGCAGTGGCAGGTGTGTCCGGAGTTAGACGAGAAGCCGCCTCATCAATGGATGCCTCACGGACGACCACGTCTTCTCGTGATGAGGCTTCCATCTCCATCAGCAACGCTAGTGATTTGGAGGTCACTGAGTGGGTTGAGCAAGATGAGCCTGGCGTCTACATTACCATCAGGGAACTCGCTGATGGAACCCGAGAGCTGCGTCGCGTCCGTTTCAG CCGAGAAAAATTTGGCGAAGTTCGCGCCAAGCTGTGGTGGGAAGAGAACCGGGAAAGAATTCAAGCTCAGTACCTTTGA
- the LOC120257972 gene encoding growth-regulating factor 4-like: MNGGGGGGGLGWRPPFTAAQWQELEHQALIFKYMMAGVPVPQELLIPIRRSFEAMSSRYYHHPSLGYCYYGKKLDPEPGRCRRTDGKKWRCSKDAYPDSKYCERHMHRGRNRSRKPVETQSLPQSQSSSSTVTTTSAAAATAAILAGPGSSQLHTRLSSYPMHNKDFRYLQGVKPAMDEHSLFSEPSASARGIAMDSSLESSWGLMPSNISSFPLSKATNDGSGSLLHSNYSHQLQGMQDIGQPSMSSIAEQHQQHAFFATEFGSSESVKHESQSLRPFFDEWPKTREPWSNLDDDRCNRTSYSTTQLSISIPMVSSDFSMTSSRSPNGG, from the exons ATGAATGGTGGTGGTGGGGGAGGGGGGCTTGGCTGGAGACCGCCATTCACGGCGGCGCAATGGCAGGAGCTGGAACACCAGGCACTCATCTTCAAGTACATGATGGCAGGTGTTCCTGTCCCTCAGGAACTTCTCATCCCCATTCGCAGGAGCTTTGAAGCTATGTCGTCACGCTACTACCATCATCCTTCTC TAGGGTACTGCTATTATGGGAAGAAGCTGGACCCGGAGCCCGGGCGGTGCCGGAGAACGGACGGGAAGAAGTGGCGCTGCTCTAAGGACGCGTACCCCGATTCCAAGTACTGCGAGCGGCACATGCACCGCGGCCGCAACCGTTCAAGAAAGCCTGTGGAAACGCAATCCCTTCCCCAGTCTCAGTCGTCCTCTTCGACCGTGACCACAACCTCCGCTGCCGCCGCCACTGCTGCCATCCTCGCCGGCCCCGGTTCTTCTCAGTTGCACACTAGACTTTCCTCCTATCCCATGCACAACAAGGATTTCAG ATACCTTCAAGGAGTGAAACCTGCTATGGATGAACACAGCTTATTCTCGGAGCCTTCTGCAAGTGCAAGGGGCATTGCAATGGACTCTTCTTTGGAAAGCTCATGGGGCTTGATGCCCTCTAACATATCATCATTTCCTCTGTCAAAAGCTACGAATGATGGCTCTGGCTCTCTTCTACACAGCAATTACAGTCATCAGCTTCAGGGAATGCAAGATATTGGTCAGCCATCAATGAGTTCAATTGCAGAGCAACATCAACAGCATGCTTTCTTTGCCACTGAATTTGGTTCATCTGAGTCTGTGAAACATGAAAGCCAATCCCTTAGACCCTTTTTCGATGAATGGCCGAAAACAAGAGAGCCTTGGTCCAATCTGGATGACGATAGATGCAACCGGACCTCATACTCAACAACTCAGCTTTCAATCTCCATACCAATGGTCTCTTCTGATTTCTCCATGACTAGTTCCCGTTCACCCAATG GTGGTTAA
- the LOC120259384 gene encoding transmembrane protein 45A gives MGSFKGHVLPGSLFLAVGLWHVWSAVVRYVSASPVEFRVRVWNPVGSGWLKHLELYVVAGGAFADMCVELLYSTHLKFFVGREGILNPAHMNDFEHGGMLLMFFLYGIVAILSEKTRFLPFSNGALCLIAAAAFCSEFLLFYFHSTSHQGLEGYYHLLLVILVGLCIFSTVAGAFCPNSFAVDLSSGVAISLQGLWFYQTAFTLYGPMMPRGCQLSGNDITCKSHDSEVRGEFIANIQLFSLVLLVFIFVLGCYSVSASKYGHSELQNWHAAALKEYEQNGGEELAAQ, from the exons ATGGGATCATTCAAAGGGCACGTGCTGCCGGGGAGCTTGTTCTTGGCGGTGGGGTTGTGGCATGTGTGGAGCGCGGTGGTGAGGTATGTGTCGGCATCGCCGGTGGAGTTTCGTGTTAGGGTTTGGAATCCGGTGGGCAGCGGGTGGTTGAAGCACTTGGAGCTGTACGTTGTGGCAGGTGGCGCGTTCGCGGACATGTGCGTGGAGTTGCTCTATTCTACCCATTTGAAGTTCTTTGTGGGGCGCGAAGGGATCCTTAACCCTGCTCATATGAATGATTTTGAGCATGGTGGTATGCTTCTCATGTTCTTTCTCTATGGCATTGTCGCCATCCTCTCTGAGAAAACCAG GTTTCTCCCATTCTCAAACGGAGCACTATGTCTAATTGCAGCTGCAGCATTTTGCTCAGAATTCCTACTATTCTACTTCCACTCCACATCCCATCAAGGCTTAGAAGGTTACTACCACCTTCTGCTTGTCATCCTTGTTGGCCTCTGCATTTTCTCGACGGTAGCTGGTGCTTTCTGTCCTAACAGCTTTGCCGTTGATCTCAGCAGTGGCGTTGCCATCTCCCTCCAGGGCCTCTGGTTCTACCAGACTGCCTTCACCCTTTATGGCCCTATGATGCCCCGGGGTTGCCAGCTTTCGGGCAATGACATTACATGCAAGTCACATGATTCCGAAGTTCGCGGTGAGTTCATCGCCAACATCCAGCTATTTTCCCTGGTTCTACTTGTTTTCATATTTGTACTAGGGTGCTACTCAGTGTCTGCATCCAAGTATGGACATTCCGAGCTGCAGAATTGGCATGCTGCTGCTTTGAAAGAATATGAACAAAATGGAGGCGAAGAACTGGCTGCACAATGA